In Candidatus Chlorohelix allophototropha, one DNA window encodes the following:
- a CDS encoding GAF domain-containing sensor histidine kinase, whose product MSSGPYEQKGYFPIENPTGESSNFGLIQRLQALAHASLAISSELDLTTVLQRIADTAREFANAQYAALGIVNEQGIITSFITSGISPQDREQIGQPPRGHGLLGVLIKQGKAIRVRDIATDPRRSGFPPNHPVMTSLLGVPVSINDKIVGDLYMTDKRDANEFTPEDEWWLTLFARQAAVAMINARLYNKVERAHKRAEMLAEMADVLNRTIDPEELFGQITQAACLLLELPAAALYVFEEKHNRFSLKAQVGLNPETCIHTFQASENSPAAKLLKANETISLHEKADLEHIQPFLDGVKPSAMLIAPIRQYSKINGVLEVYSATARRFTLEDKMLLETFATKAGLALEKAQLYREKERFLSMTAHDLRAPLAAIKMSAGLLETSLPPDLSPALLRLVANIRRNSERLNNLLSDLLDATRLEQGSIRLRVEPLEVVEAVAATAHTLTPLFDERSQKFSLEKPYQEYWVMADRRRLEQVMVNLLTNAIKYTSNGGKVTVGILVEEKWITIEVKDSGNGIPEEEMLHIFDRFYRRPIHEQNDTTSGTGLGLSIARSLVELHGGTIWVESEVGVGTSFFVKLPRYIRE is encoded by the coding sequence TTGAGTAGTGGTCCCTATGAACAAAAAGGGTATTTTCCCATTGAAAACCCTACTGGAGAATCTTCTAATTTCGGTTTAATTCAGCGTTTGCAGGCGTTGGCTCATGCTTCACTTGCTATATCCAGCGAATTGGATCTTACCACGGTCTTACAGCGCATTGCTGATACAGCCCGTGAATTTGCCAATGCCCAATATGCCGCTTTGGGAATCGTCAATGAGCAGGGTATTATTACCTCGTTTATTACCAGCGGAATTTCCCCACAAGACCGGGAACAAATAGGGCAGCCTCCGCGAGGGCATGGCTTGTTGGGTGTGTTGATCAAGCAGGGCAAAGCTATTCGAGTGCGCGATATAGCAACAGACCCTCGCCGGAGCGGTTTTCCTCCCAACCACCCTGTAATGACCAGTTTGTTGGGTGTGCCTGTTTCTATTAATGATAAGATAGTCGGCGACCTTTATATGACCGATAAGCGGGATGCCAATGAGTTTACCCCCGAAGATGAATGGTGGTTGACTTTGTTTGCGCGACAGGCAGCCGTAGCTATGATCAATGCCCGACTGTACAACAAGGTTGAGAGGGCGCACAAGCGTGCCGAAATGTTGGCAGAGATGGCAGATGTACTTAACCGCACCATTGACCCAGAGGAACTTTTCGGGCAAATTACACAAGCGGCTTGCCTTTTACTGGAATTACCCGCCGCTGCGCTTTATGTATTTGAAGAAAAACACAATCGCTTCAGTTTAAAAGCGCAAGTTGGTTTGAACCCCGAAACCTGTATTCATACTTTTCAAGCATCGGAAAATTCGCCTGCTGCCAAGTTGCTAAAGGCGAACGAGACAATCAGTTTGCATGAAAAAGCCGATCTCGAACACATTCAACCTTTTCTCGATGGCGTAAAGCCCAGTGCTATGCTGATTGCGCCTATCCGGCAATACAGTAAAATCAACGGTGTACTGGAAGTATATTCCGCTACCGCGCGCCGTTTTACTCTTGAAGATAAAATGTTGCTGGAAACTTTTGCCACCAAAGCCGGGCTGGCTCTAGAAAAAGCGCAGCTATACCGCGAGAAGGAAAGATTCCTTTCTATGACGGCGCACGACCTGCGCGCCCCGTTGGCGGCAATCAAGATGAGCGCAGGGTTGCTTGAAACCAGCTTGCCTCCTGATTTATCTCCTGCTCTTTTGCGTTTGGTTGCGAATATTCGCCGTAACAGCGAACGCTTGAATAACTTGCTCAGCGACTTGCTCGATGCTACTCGCCTTGAACAGGGGAGTATTCGCTTGCGGGTGGAACCGTTGGAAGTGGTAGAAGCGGTGGCGGCAACCGCCCATACTTTGACTCCGCTCTTTGACGAACGCTCTCAAAAATTCAGCCTTGAAAAACCTTATCAGGAATACTGGGTAATGGCTGATCGCCGCCGCCTTGAGCAAGTTATGGTAAATTTACTTACCAACGCTATAAAATACACTTCAAATGGCGGTAAGGTAACAGTAGGAATATTAGTAGAAGAAAAGTGGATTACTATTGAGGTCAAAGATAGCGGCAATGGCATCCCTGAAGAAGAAATGCTGCATATATTTGACCGTTTCTACCGTCGCCCTATTCATGAACAGAACGATACTACCAGCGGTACCGGACTAGGGCTATCCATTGCCCGTTCGCTGGTGGAATTACATGGCGGTACTATCTGGGTTGAGAGTGAAGTAGGCGTTGGAACCAGCTTTTTTGTAAAGCTGCCGCGCTATATCCGCGAATAA
- a CDS encoding DoxX family protein gives MSMEAPRKIGKFGALVSEPPIARWLFADTSSAPIWLVVRVWLGLQWFSSGWGKAMFWDVSNGQYIANGGKGLKSFWERIIAAPPGTQGAVITYDWYYEFIKGMYNGGHYEWFSWVVTFGEMAVGLGLIFGCLTAVAAFFGTVLNFSFELAGSTSTNPVLFGTAIFVILAWRTAGWWGLDRFVLPALGTPWEPGFLFRRSSKSTGSGVPPMTSAK, from the coding sequence ATGAGTATGGAAGCACCCCGCAAAATCGGAAAATTTGGCGCACTGGTGAGTGAGCCACCCATTGCCAGATGGTTGTTCGCCGATACCAGTTCTGCGCCAATCTGGTTGGTTGTACGAGTTTGGTTGGGCTTGCAATGGTTTTCCTCCGGTTGGGGTAAAGCTATGTTCTGGGATGTGAGCAATGGTCAATACATTGCCAATGGCGGGAAAGGACTAAAATCATTTTGGGAAAGAATAATCGCTGCTCCGCCCGGCACGCAGGGAGCGGTTATCACCTACGATTGGTACTATGAGTTTATCAAAGGTATGTACAACGGCGGGCATTACGAATGGTTCTCTTGGGTTGTCACTTTTGGTGAAATGGCAGTTGGGTTAGGCTTGATCTTCGGTTGCTTGACCGCCGTAGCTGCCTTCTTTGGAACAGTATTGAACTTTAGCTTCGAGTTAGCCGGTTCTACCTCCACAAACCCAGTTCTTTTCGGTACTGCCATCTTCGTCATTCTAGCATGGCGCACTGCCGGTTGGTGGGGATTAGATCGCTTTGTATTACCCGCACTGGGCACTCCTTGGGAACCCGGTTTCCTATTCCGGCGTTCTTCCAAGTCAACCGGTAGCGGTGTACCCCCTATGACCTCAGCCAAGTAA
- a CDS encoding SPW repeat domain-containing protein, translated as MKNRPLSTLNLTITGLLGAVSGVWLILMPFILDYNDDKAGGSNAQLLSIICGVIIVVVSLLLVVTEKNEGLKNLRFYGGALLVFMGIWLMAAPYLFNYSKLKNELWGLQVTGGLIALVAGFVIQEIYTRSKE; from the coding sequence GTGAAGAATAGACCTTTATCCACTCTAAATCTGACTATAACCGGGCTGTTGGGCGCTGTAAGCGGAGTTTGGCTTATACTTATGCCTTTTATACTGGATTATAACGATGACAAAGCGGGCGGTAGCAATGCACAATTATTGTCTATAATTTGTGGTGTCATAATTGTGGTAGTCTCGTTGTTACTGGTCGTAACCGAAAAAAACGAGGGGCTTAAAAATCTCCGCTTTTACGGTGGCGCATTACTAGTATTTATGGGTATATGGCTAATGGCTGCCCCCTACCTTTTCAACTATTCCAAGTTGAAAAATGAGCTTTGGGGTTTACAAGTTACCGGAGGGCTTATTGCGCTGGTAGCTGGCTTTGTAATACAGGAAATATATACCCGCAGCAAAGAATAA
- a CDS encoding cupin domain-containing protein: MADSTPVVRRWDNPTIPDEQMLRELMAKEGLQSYRWSNYPGDTYLTHAHPYFKVLYVVRGSITFELANGESLELKAGDRLDLPTGISHGAKVGITGVVCLEAKR, translated from the coding sequence ATGGCAGATTCGACCCCCGTAGTTCGACGCTGGGATAATCCCACAATACCGGATGAGCAAATGCTTCGAGAGCTTATGGCAAAGGAAGGTTTGCAATCTTATCGTTGGTCGAATTATCCCGGTGACACCTATTTAACCCACGCCCACCCCTATTTTAAGGTGCTATACGTGGTGAGAGGTTCGATTACCTTTGAATTGGCGAATGGAGAATCGCTGGAATTAAAAGCAGGTGACCGTTTGGATTTGCCTACCGGGATATCGCATGGGGCTAAGGTGGGAATAACTGGCGTAGTTTGCCTTGAAGCGAAACGGTAA
- a CDS encoding GNAT family N-acetyltransferase, translating into MLVLETLRLSLIPCSAGMVQALLYKREEFEPLVMARLPLEYPSPEVAEFLPFLQQQIANHPEQAEWGLRFLRHRTESIIIGDAGFKGAPDFSGTVEIGYSILPQYRRQGYALEAVKALLEWATALPKVRQVVAECENDNLASIGVLEKAGLVRTGIIDNLIKWRLKVK; encoded by the coding sequence TTGCTCGTTCTTGAAACTTTACGCCTATCGTTGATTCCCTGTTCTGCGGGAATGGTGCAGGCGCTATTGTATAAGCGCGAAGAATTTGAACCACTGGTTATGGCAAGGCTGCCGCTAGAATATCCTTCTCCAGAAGTCGCCGAATTTCTGCCGTTTCTTCAACAGCAAATTGCCAATCACCCAGAACAAGCGGAATGGGGATTGCGGTTTTTGCGTCACCGCACCGAGTCGATTATTATAGGAGACGCTGGCTTCAAAGGTGCGCCCGACTTCAGCGGCACAGTTGAAATAGGCTATAGCATTTTGCCACAATACCGTCGTCAGGGCTACGCGCTCGAAGCGGTCAAAGCGCTGCTAGAATGGGCAACCGCGCTACCTAAAGTACGGCAAGTTGTTGCCGAATGCGAAAACGACAACCTCGCCTCTATTGGGGTGTTGGAAAAAGCCGGTTTGGTAAGAACCGGAATAATAGATAACCTGATAAAATGGAGACTCAAGGTAA